A genomic window from Terrisporobacter glycolicus ATCC 14880 = DSM 1288 includes:
- a CDS encoding acyltransferase family protein, which produces MRRYEIDWIRNISILMLFVYHTCAIFCQFGDFYIISEEKNLFADIIILLLFTWYMPMLFFLAGASTYFSFERRNMKEYIVERIKKLLVPLLFGLIFLVPPQTYLARVWRGEVNLNYFSHLSFFFSNVTDFTGFDGAFTPAHLWFILYLFVVSVLGGIILSLVFKQEKGIKMVHFLKKAFINKFSFLFLLLLGICSDLFPSIMGKSIIGCLLIFLLGYIVYEDDTLLEKLISHRFKYLVTLVFFAICGVIYTLLIRPEDGNITVWIIDSILKNGVLICAICTIIGFSSVHLNKNNTLLKFLNKRTFPIYIIHQPILLVLAILIVPTVESTALSIGLIIIFSGILTFIIYEILYRVKIFNFVLGMK; this is translated from the coding sequence ATGAGAAGATATGAGATAGACTGGATTAGAAACATAAGCATATTAATGCTTTTTGTTTATCATACTTGCGCTATATTTTGTCAATTTGGGGATTTTTATATTATTTCAGAAGAAAAAAATCTTTTTGCAGATATAATAATTTTATTATTATTTACATGGTACATGCCTATGCTGTTTTTCCTTGCAGGAGCTTCCACATATTTTTCCTTTGAACGTAGGAATATGAAGGAATATATAGTAGAAAGAATTAAAAAGCTTCTTGTGCCACTTTTATTTGGACTTATATTTTTAGTACCACCACAAACTTATTTAGCAAGAGTTTGGCGTGGTGAAGTAAACTTGAACTACTTTAGTCATTTAAGTTTCTTTTTTTCAAATGTAACAGATTTTACAGGATTTGATGGAGCTTTTACTCCTGCTCACCTATGGTTTATACTTTATTTATTTGTTGTTTCTGTTTTAGGAGGAATTATTTTATCTTTAGTTTTTAAGCAGGAAAAAGGCATAAAGATGGTTCATTTTTTAAAAAAAGCTTTTATAAATAAATTTAGTTTTCTATTTTTATTGCTTCTTGGAATATGTAGCGACTTGTTTCCAAGTATAATGGGAAAAAGCATAATAGGATGTTTATTAATTTTCTTATTGGGCTATATTGTTTATGAAGATGATACACTTTTAGAAAAATTAATAAGCCATCGTTTTAAGTATTTAGTTACCCTTGTTTTTTTCGCAATTTGTGGTGTAATTTACACATTACTAATTAGACCGGAAGATGGTAATATAACAGTGTGGATTATTGATAGTATTTTAAAAAATGGTGTTTTAATATGCGCAATTTGTACAATTATTGGATTTAGTAGTGTTCATTTAAATAAAAACAATACACTTTTAAAGTTTTTAAATAAACGTACTTTTCCAATTTATATTATTCATCAACCTATTTTATTAGTTCTTGCAATTTTAATTGTACCTACAGTTGAGTCTACTGCTCTATCCATAGGACTAATAATAATTTTTTCGGGTATTTTAACATTTATAATTTATGAAATTTTATACAGAGTTAAAATTTTTAACTTTGTTTTAGGAATGAAATAA
- the ilvA gene encoding threonine ammonia-lyase — MTKVTLQDIQKAQETIKDVVKKTDILESTKLSTMTGANVYYKCENLQKTGSFKVRGASNKIANLTEEEKSKGVIASSAGNHAQGVALSAKMNNIEATIVMPSTAPLAKVTATKSYGANVVLEGIVYDDAYAKAVELQKESGATFLHPFNDEYVIAGQGTIALEIFEQMNNKVDTILCPIGGGGIISGVAVAAKALNPNVKIIGVQTANIPSMYESIKEGKVTTAFKATSVADGISVKTVGDKTFDIAKELVDEVVLVEEGEIAEGLLFLMENQKVVAEGSGAVTTAAILSGKYKPKADENVVCIISGGNIDVNTLNRIIAIGLNKSGRRFSFNTDIQDKPGGLSELTRILSGLDANIITANLSSINEMGRLNANMILETFDHEHIEKIKKAICEGGFEIK, encoded by the coding sequence ATGACAAAAGTAACCTTACAAGATATACAAAAAGCGCAAGAAACAATAAAGGATGTAGTAAAAAAGACAGATATACTTGAAAGTACTAAACTTAGTACAATGACTGGAGCAAATGTTTATTATAAATGCGAAAATCTCCAAAAGACTGGTTCTTTTAAGGTGAGAGGAGCTTCTAATAAAATAGCAAATCTTACAGAAGAGGAAAAATCTAAAGGAGTAATAGCATCAAGTGCAGGAAACCATGCTCAAGGTGTGGCACTAAGTGCAAAAATGAACAACATAGAAGCAACCATAGTAATGCCTTCAACAGCTCCTCTTGCTAAAGTGACAGCAACAAAATCTTATGGAGCAAATGTGGTACTAGAAGGAATTGTTTATGATGATGCCTATGCAAAAGCGGTAGAACTACAAAAAGAAAGTGGAGCAACATTCCTTCATCCATTTAACGACGAATACGTTATAGCAGGACAAGGAACAATAGCTTTAGAAATCTTTGAACAAATGAACAACAAAGTAGATACCATACTTTGCCCAATAGGCGGAGGAGGAATAATCTCCGGTGTTGCAGTGGCAGCAAAAGCTCTAAACCCTAATGTTAAAATAATTGGTGTACAAACAGCAAACATTCCATCTATGTACGAATCCATAAAGGAAGGTAAGGTAACAACAGCATTTAAAGCAACTTCTGTTGCTGATGGTATATCAGTTAAAACTGTAGGAGATAAAACATTTGATATAGCAAAAGAATTAGTCGATGAAGTAGTTCTTGTGGAAGAAGGAGAAATAGCAGAAGGACTTTTATTCTTAATGGAAAACCAAAAAGTCGTAGCAGAAGGATCAGGAGCAGTTACAACAGCAGCAATACTAAGTGGAAAATACAAACCAAAAGCAGATGAAAATGTTGTTTGTATAATTTCAGGTGGTAATATAGACGTTAACACTTTAAATAGAATAATTGCAATAGGTTTAAATAAAAGCGGTAGACGTTTTTCATTTAATACAGATATACAAGATAAACCAGGAGGACTTTCTGAACTTACTAGAATACTAAGTGGACTTGATGCAAATATTATTACAGCAAATCTATCTTCAATAAACGAAATGGGTAGATTAAATGCTAATATGATTTTAGAAACATTTGATCATGAGCATATAGAAAAAATTAAAAAAGCCATATGTGAAGGTGGTTTTGAAATTAAATAA
- the nrdF gene encoding class 1b ribonucleoside-diphosphate reductase subunit beta, with amino-acid sequence MTFTLNKIHKAVNWNKEDDNFTQAFWEQNVKQFWLPEEISVSKDLKVWNELSEKERDLYKKVLAGLTLLDTKQGNNGIPSMMSLTDNLQRKAVLSFMGTMEEIHAKSYSSIFTTLLSNREIDELFKWIEEEKTLQRKAELILQQYENTNDEKSLYLSMATSVFLESFLFYSGFFYPLFLAGQGKMVSSGEIISLILRDESLHGKYIGLLAKEKFESFSEEEKIELKDKMYKIFNSLMENEIEYTKLIYKDSNLEEEVINFLQYNANRALENLGFEDYYEVKAVNPIVLNGLSTETKTHDFFSTKGNGYQKGIYEELKDEDFII; translated from the coding sequence ATGACATTTACTTTAAATAAAATACACAAAGCAGTAAACTGGAACAAAGAAGATGATAACTTTACACAAGCTTTCTGGGAACAAAATGTAAAGCAGTTTTGGCTTCCAGAAGAAATTTCTGTATCAAAGGATTTAAAAGTTTGGAATGAACTAAGTGAAAAGGAAAGAGACTTATATAAAAAAGTTCTTGCAGGTTTAACATTACTTGATACAAAGCAGGGAAACAATGGAATACCTTCCATGATGAGTTTAACAGATAACCTTCAAAGAAAGGCTGTACTTTCATTTATGGGAACTATGGAAGAAATACATGCAAAGAGTTATTCATCAATATTTACAACACTACTATCAAATAGAGAAATAGATGAATTATTTAAATGGATAGAAGAAGAAAAAACTCTACAAAGAAAAGCAGAGTTAATTTTGCAGCAATACGAAAATACAAATGATGAAAAAAGTTTATATTTATCCATGGCAACAAGTGTATTTTTAGAAAGTTTTCTATTTTATTCAGGATTTTTCTATCCACTATTTTTAGCAGGACAAGGAAAAATGGTATCAAGCGGAGAGATAATATCACTTATTTTAAGAGATGAATCACTACATGGAAAATATATAGGACTTCTTGCAAAAGAAAAATTTGAAAGCTTTAGTGAAGAAGAAAAAATAGAATTAAAAGATAAGATGTATAAAATTTTTAACAGCCTTATGGAAAATGAAATAGAATATACGAAGCTTATTTACAAAGACAGTAACTTGGAAGAAGAGGTTATAAACTTCTTACAATATAACGCCAACAGAGCACTTGAAAATTTAGGATTTGAAGATTACTATGAAGTAAAAGCTGTAAATCCAATAGTTTTAAATGGTCTAAGTACAGAAACTAAGACACATGATTTCTTCTCTACAAAAGGTAACGGATATCAAAAGGGAATATACGAAGAATTAAAAGACGAAGACTTTATAATATAA
- a CDS encoding TIGR03915 family putative DNA repair protein translates to MRVFLHEQTFEGLLSAIYDAYYSSSKPDFICSKIVYEPNLIDEVITIKSDFIKFEKVYNAIINKISKDVLNKIYYVFLSETKESSNLIYNYLKMGFKFGKDVELHINNDIVLNMDKISNKVSYERHRLTGFVRFKEINNILYATITPDYNILPILGNHFKKRLSNENFIIHDVKRDIALIYDKEDYYLTNLSKDQKNILMNSDDKGDYENLWKQYFKSVNIEERKNPRLQKRMMPTRYWNNIVEVNNK, encoded by the coding sequence ATGAGAGTATTTTTACATGAACAAACTTTTGAAGGCTTATTATCTGCTATTTATGATGCTTATTACTCAAGTAGCAAACCAGATTTTATATGTAGCAAAATAGTATATGAACCAAATTTAATCGACGAAGTTATTACAATAAAAAGTGATTTTATTAAATTTGAAAAAGTTTATAATGCCATAATAAATAAAATATCAAAAGATGTATTAAATAAAATATATTATGTGTTTTTATCTGAAACAAAGGAAAGTTCTAATTTGATTTATAATTACTTGAAAATGGGATTTAAATTTGGAAAAGATGTGGAATTACATATAAACAATGATATAGTTTTAAATATGGATAAAATAAGTAATAAAGTATCATATGAACGTCACAGACTTACAGGTTTTGTTAGATTTAAAGAAATAAATAATATTTTATATGCTACAATAACCCCTGACTATAACATACTTCCCATACTTGGAAATCATTTCAAAAAAAGACTTTCAAATGAAAACTTTATAATTCACGACGTAAAAAGAGATATTGCTCTTATTTATGATAAAGAAGATTATTATTTAACTAATTTATCAAAAGATCAAAAAAATATTTTGATGAATAGTGATGATAAAGGTGATTATGAAAACTTATGGAAACAATATTTTAAATCTGTAAATATAGAAGAACGTAAAAATCCTAGACTTCAAAAGAGAATGATGCCAACTAGATATTGGAATAATATTGTTGAAGTTAATAATAAGTAA
- the nrdE gene encoding class 1b ribonucleoside-diphosphate reductase subunit alpha, with the protein MNWIELNNQVIIKDNEGKYQLEKDKEALESYLNEYVNKRLKKFKSIEERLNYLIENDYYSKEVINKYSMDFIEKIYIHIKNCDFKFQSYMSANKFYQNYALKSDDNKTILETYDDKVLIVSLALGDGDEDLTLNLADKLIKQEFQPATPTFLNAGRARAGEMVSCFLLSVEDSTEGISYAISSANHLSKIGGGVALNLSRLRASGDPIKGIEGAAGGPVGVAKMLEQSFSYFNQMGARQGAGAVYLSVFHPDFELLMDTKKINADEKIRLTTLSLGAIIHNKFMELAEKNEKAYAFYPYSVYKKYKIHLDEMEMDEWYDKLVEDRDIRKKEINPRQMLTKIAQMQQESGYPYVVFIDTANKEHTLKNLGLIKMSNLCCEIFQYQTPSNIKGYTEDNIWGQDISCNLGSLNIANVMDNKDVEKTVETAIKALTFVSDKTNIKQVPTVKNGNDKSHSIGLGAMNLHGYLVRENIIYTSEEAVDFCNVFFAMIRFYAIKASMNIAIKRKETFVGFEKSEYAKGKDSEVLSKYYNESYLPKTDKIKELFEGIYIPTIKDWSKLLDEVRENGIYNAYLTAIAPTQSISYVQNATSSIMPITEPVEVRTYGDSTTIYPMPFLTNENMLYYQSAYRMDMRKVIDIVAAAQSHVDQGISTTLFVTDDKTTRDIARYYIYAYKKGLKSLYYTRTKMTRDDNECLMCSV; encoded by the coding sequence ATGAACTGGATAGAACTTAACAACCAAGTCATAATAAAAGACAATGAAGGAAAATACCAATTAGAAAAAGACAAAGAAGCTTTAGAAAGTTATTTAAATGAATATGTAAATAAAAGATTAAAAAAATTCAAAAGCATAGAAGAAAGATTAAATTATTTAATAGAAAATGATTATTATAGCAAAGAAGTAATAAATAAATACAGCATGGACTTTATAGAAAAAATTTACATTCATATAAAAAATTGTGATTTTAAATTCCAATCTTATATGAGTGCTAATAAATTTTATCAAAATTACGCTCTAAAAAGTGACGATAATAAAACAATATTAGAAACATACGATGACAAGGTTCTAATAGTATCACTAGCCCTAGGTGATGGAGACGAAGATTTAACTTTAAATTTAGCAGATAAATTAATAAAACAAGAGTTTCAGCCAGCAACTCCAACATTTTTAAATGCAGGAAGAGCAAGAGCAGGTGAGATGGTATCTTGTTTCTTACTTTCAGTGGAAGATAGTACAGAGGGAATTTCTTATGCCATATCTTCTGCAAACCATTTATCTAAAATAGGCGGAGGAGTAGCTCTAAATTTAAGTAGACTAAGAGCAAGTGGAGATCCTATAAAAGGTATTGAGGGAGCAGCTGGAGGCCCTGTTGGGGTTGCAAAAATGCTTGAGCAATCATTTAGTTACTTTAATCAAATGGGAGCTAGACAAGGAGCAGGAGCAGTTTATTTAAGTGTATTCCATCCAGACTTTGAATTGTTAATGGATACAAAAAAAATAAACGCTGACGAAAAAATAAGATTAACTACTTTATCTTTAGGTGCCATAATTCACAACAAATTTATGGAATTAGCAGAAAAAAATGAGAAAGCTTACGCATTTTATCCATACAGCGTATACAAAAAGTATAAAATTCACTTAGACGAGATGGAAATGGATGAATGGTATGACAAGCTTGTAGAAGATAGGGATATAAGAAAAAAAGAAATAAATCCTAGACAGATGCTTACTAAAATAGCACAGATGCAACAAGAAAGTGGCTACCCTTATGTTGTTTTTATAGATACAGCAAATAAAGAACATACGTTAAAAAATTTAGGACTTATAAAAATGTCAAACTTATGTTGTGAAATATTCCAATATCAAACACCTTCAAACATAAAAGGTTATACAGAAGACAACATATGGGGACAAGATATAAGTTGTAACCTAGGATCATTAAATATAGCAAATGTTATGGACAATAAAGATGTGGAAAAAACAGTGGAAACAGCCATAAAAGCCTTAACTTTTGTTTCAGATAAAACTAATATAAAACAAGTTCCAACGGTGAAAAATGGTAATGATAAATCACATTCCATAGGCCTTGGAGCAATGAACTTACATGGATATTTAGTTAGAGAGAATATAATTTATACTTCTGAAGAAGCAGTGGACTTTTGTAATGTATTCTTTGCCATGATAAGATTTTATGCCATAAAAGCATCTATGAATATAGCAATAAAAAGAAAAGAAACTTTTGTTGGATTTGAAAAATCAGAATATGCAAAAGGTAAAGACAGTGAAGTTTTATCAAAATACTATAATGAAAGCTATTTACCAAAGACTGATAAAATAAAAGAATTATTTGAAGGTATTTATATTCCAACTATAAAAGACTGGTCAAAACTATTAGATGAAGTAAGAGAAAATGGTATATACAATGCTTATTTAACAGCAATAGCGCCAACACAAAGCATTAGCTACGTGCAAAATGCCACAAGCAGCATAATGCCAATAACAGAGCCAGTGGAAGTTAGAACTTATGGAGATTCAACAACAATTTATCCTATGCCATTTTTAACTAATGAAAACATGCTTTACTATCAATCAGCTTATAGAATGGACATGAGAAAAGTTATAGACATAGTAGCAGCAGCTCAAAGTCATGTGGACCAAGGAATATCTACAACATTATTTGTAACAGATGATAAAACAACTAGAGATATAGCAAGATATTATATTTATGCTTATAAAAAAGGTTTAAAAAGTTTATATTACACAAGAACAAAAATGACAAGAGATGATAATGAATGTCTAATGTGTTCTGTATAG
- a CDS encoding DUF1847 domain-containing protein: MNEKEIVRSCIDCGVVNCNVQNKSYPKFCLTTDNLNETILKEALKLYEEKENNDVMINAANIESEYYGIMTRVEESVEFAKRMGFKKIGIATCVGLISESRILASILRKKGFEVFGIACKAGAVKKDSVGINESCKKVGDNMCNPIYQAKKLNSENTQLNIVMGLCVGHDSLFYKYSNALVTTLVTKDRVLGHNPAAALYTSNSYYHRIFEETSSIENNNE, encoded by the coding sequence ATGAATGAAAAGGAAATTGTAAGAAGTTGTATTGATTGTGGTGTAGTAAATTGCAATGTACAAAATAAGTCTTATCCTAAATTTTGTTTAACTACAGATAACTTAAATGAAACAATATTAAAAGAGGCATTAAAGCTATATGAGGAAAAAGAGAACAATGATGTAATGATAAATGCTGCTAATATTGAAAGTGAATATTATGGCATCATGACTAGAGTCGAGGAAAGTGTTGAATTTGCGAAACGAATGGGTTTTAAAAAAATTGGTATAGCAACTTGCGTAGGACTTATAAGTGAATCTCGAATACTTGCATCAATTTTGAGGAAAAAAGGATTTGAGGTATTTGGTATAGCATGTAAGGCAGGTGCTGTGAAAAAAGACAGCGTGGGAATTAATGAATCTTGCAAAAAAGTTGGAGACAATATGTGTAATCCAATTTATCAAGCTAAGAAGTTAAACTCAGAAAATACACAACTAAATATTGTAATGGGACTTTGTGTAGGTCATGATAGTTTATTTTACAAATATTCAAATGCATTAGTAACTACTCTCGTAACAAAAGATAGAGTTTTGGGGCATAATCCTGCTGCTGCACTTTATACGTCTAATTCTTATTATCATCGCATATTTGAAGAAACTTCTTCTATAGAGAATAATAATGAATAA
- a CDS encoding patatin-like phospholipase family protein, translating into MYADLVCKGGGVKGVALVGALSFFEEEGYVWQRAAGTSVGAIVASLVAVGYSAREIRNIMFNLDYNKFADKNKLQSIPLFGPITSLFVSKGLHAGDYIENFLTEKFERKGKKYFRDIYVNGESKLKVIATDVTRHKLITLPDDLVEYNINPLDFEIAKAVRMSLSIPFFFEPMILNIGKNSCYIVDGGLLSNFPIWIFDVENKPRWPTFGLNLYNNVQKPSNNPNGFIPYLIDVIETSLVTSEEVYFKDCDAVRIVNIPTLGINTVDFNISNEQIKALYKSGYFSAKSFLENWDFNTYLKYYRS; encoded by the coding sequence ATGTACGCAGATTTAGTGTGCAAAGGTGGAGGTGTAAAAGGAGTAGCCCTTGTGGGTGCTCTTTCATTTTTTGAAGAAGAAGGTTATGTGTGGCAAAGAGCTGCTGGTACATCTGTTGGTGCAATTGTTGCATCCTTGGTGGCTGTTGGATATAGCGCCAGGGAAATAAGAAATATTATGTTTAATTTGGATTACAACAAGTTTGCAGATAAAAATAAATTACAATCTATTCCTTTATTTGGACCCATCACTTCTCTCTTTGTTTCAAAGGGACTACATGCAGGAGATTATATTGAAAACTTTTTAACAGAAAAATTTGAAAGAAAAGGGAAAAAATATTTTAGAGATATTTATGTTAATGGTGAAAGTAAATTAAAAGTTATTGCAACAGATGTTACTCGTCATAAATTAATTACCTTACCTGATGACTTAGTTGAATATAATATAAATCCACTTGATTTTGAAATAGCAAAAGCTGTTAGGATGAGCCTGAGTATACCATTTTTCTTTGAACCTATGATTCTAAATATTGGAAAAAATTCTTGTTATATTGTTGATGGTGGACTTTTAAGCAACTTCCCTATTTGGATTTTTGATGTGGAAAATAAACCAAGGTGGCCTACTTTTGGATTAAATTTATATAATAATGTTCAAAAACCTAGTAATAATCCAAATGGATTTATTCCTTATTTAATAGATGTCATAGAAACAAGTCTCGTCACAAGTGAAGAAGTCTATTTTAAAGATTGTGATGCAGTTAGAATTGTAAACATTCCAACCTTAGGAATTAATACTGTAGATTTTAATATATCTAATGAACAAATAAAAGCTTTATATAAATCCGGATACTTCTCAGCTAAATCATTTTTAGAAAATTGGGATTTTAATACTTACCTTAAATATTATCGTTCATAA
- the dltB gene encoding D-alanyl-lipoteichoic acid biosynthesis protein DltB produces MTFSQYGDYFYLYILLLTVIPAIVLGLREKNIKYYGMIATVFMILLIVGVNVRLSYLIGFIIWEVIVVKGYEYVRKKTDSKLIYRLFLFSSMLPIIINKISPLTPIGVIGFIGISYLNFRTIQMVIEIYDGAIKEVNISSMLYFVLFFPTLSSGPIDRSRRFEQELEKKIPREEYINEYLIPGIKKIFMGIGYKFVIAFLINILWMSHIPAKLSFVNVISYMYAYSLYLFFDFGGYSLFAVGTSYIFGIHAPDNFNKPFISKDMKEFWTRWHISLSRWFGDYIFSRFTIGFIRNKRFKKRATASHVSQMITMGIMGVWHGLTWYYILYGLYQGLVLVGTDIYQKKSKFYKKHKKEKWFEIVQIVITFHIACFGLLIFSGHFA; encoded by the coding sequence ATGACTTTTTCACAATATGGAGATTATTTTTATCTTTATATATTACTATTAACTGTTATACCTGCAATAGTTTTAGGACTTAGAGAAAAAAATATAAAATATTATGGGATGATAGCAACAGTTTTCATGATATTATTAATTGTAGGTGTAAATGTTAGACTTTCATATTTAATAGGATTTATAATATGGGAAGTAATAGTAGTTAAAGGATATGAATATGTAAGAAAGAAAACAGATAGCAAGCTTATATATAGATTATTTTTATTTTCTTCCATGCTTCCAATAATAATCAATAAAATTTCACCATTAACACCTATAGGAGTTATAGGATTTATAGGGATATCTTATTTGAACTTTAGAACTATACAAATGGTAATTGAAATTTATGATGGAGCAATAAAAGAAGTTAATATTAGTAGCATGCTTTATTTTGTATTATTTTTCCCAACACTAAGTTCTGGTCCTATAGACAGATCTAGAAGATTTGAACAAGAATTGGAGAAAAAAATACCAAGAGAAGAATATATAAACGAATATTTAATCCCAGGAATTAAAAAAATATTTATGGGAATTGGATATAAATTTGTAATAGCATTTTTAATAAACATACTTTGGATGAGCCATATACCAGCTAAATTAAGTTTTGTAAATGTTATTAGCTACATGTATGCATACAGTTTATACTTATTCTTTGACTTTGGAGGATATAGTTTGTTTGCAGTAGGTACTAGTTATATTTTTGGAATACACGCACCAGACAACTTTAATAAACCATTCATCAGTAAGGACATGAAAGAGTTTTGGACAAGATGGCATATAAGTTTATCAAGATGGTTTGGTGATTATATTTTTTCTAGATTCACAATTGGCTTTATTAGAAATAAAAGATTCAAAAAAAGAGCTACAGCATCTCATGTATCTCAGATGATTACAATGGGTATTATGGGAGTTTGGCATGGACTTACATGGTATTATATCCTTTATGGACTATACCAAGGTCTAGTGCTTGTAGGTACTGATATATATCAGAAAAAATCAAAGTTTTATAAAAAACACAAGAAAGAAAAATGGTTTGAGATTGTACAAATAGTTATAACATTCCACATAGCATGTTTTGGTTTGTTAATTTTCTCAGGACATTTCGCTTAA
- the dltC gene encoding D-alanine--poly(phosphoribitol) ligase subunit DltC — MQETVISIFEDVLECDEIRDDLDMNLFEAELLDSLAIIEVLVEIEDRLGIALQPTDLERNDMATVNNLVKFLENRK; from the coding sequence ATGCAAGAAACAGTTATAAGTATATTTGAAGACGTATTAGAATGTGATGAAATAAGAGATGATTTAGATATGAATTTATTTGAAGCAGAACTTTTAGATTCATTAGCTATAATAGAAGTTTTAGTTGAGATAGAAGATAGACTTGGAATAGCACTTCAACCAACAGACTTAGAAAGAAATGATATGGCAACAGTAAACAATTTAGTTAAATTCTTAGAAAACAGAAAATAA
- a CDS encoding putative DNA modification/repair radical SAM protein yields the protein MDLQRKLEILSSAAKYDVSCSSSGSNRKNKKGGIGNASISGICHSFTPDGRCVSLLKILMSNVCIYDCSYCVSRTSNDFPRATFTPDELCDITINFYKRNYIEGLFLSSAIVKSANFTMEKLYETVYKLRNEHNFNGYIHLKAIPGADQNLIDKAGLLVDRMSVNIELPSSESLKILAPDKDRNKILLPMKHISNNIIQNKSELKSFKNAPSFVPGGQSTQLIVGASPESDLKILTLSESLYKKMNLKRVYYSAFVPVTNDKRLPEIKNPPTLREHRLYQADWLLRFYGFNANELLSEENPNFDINFDPKTNWALQNIHIFPLEINKAPREMLLRIPGIGERSVQRIMAIRRVSNIYFEDLKKIGVVLKRAQYFITCAGKYYGDVSFDESLIRNRLTPKEDLNILESKGEQLNFFNMHGFSYSPAILKVDDIFSSVIGEL from the coding sequence TTGGATTTACAAAGAAAGCTTGAAATATTATCATCTGCTGCAAAATACGATGTATCTTGCTCTTCAAGTGGAAGTAATAGAAAAAATAAAAAAGGTGGTATAGGAAATGCTTCCATAAGTGGTATTTGTCATTCTTTTACACCAGATGGAAGATGCGTATCTCTTCTTAAAATTTTAATGAGTAATGTGTGCATTTACGATTGTAGCTACTGTGTAAGCAGAACTTCCAACGACTTTCCAAGAGCCACATTTACACCTGATGAATTATGTGATATAACTATAAATTTTTATAAAAGAAATTATATTGAAGGCTTATTTCTAAGTTCAGCCATAGTAAAAAGTGCCAATTTCACCATGGAGAAATTGTACGAAACAGTTTATAAACTTAGAAATGAACATAATTTTAATGGATACATACATTTAAAAGCCATACCTGGAGCAGACCAAAATCTAATAGATAAAGCAGGACTTCTAGTTGATAGAATGAGCGTAAATATAGAACTTCCATCATCAGAAAGTTTAAAAATATTAGCTCCAGATAAAGATAGAAATAAAATATTATTACCAATGAAGCATATTAGTAATAATATTATTCAAAATAAAAGTGAATTAAAAAGCTTTAAAAATGCCCCGAGTTTTGTACCAGGAGGACAGAGTACACAATTAATAGTAGGGGCATCACCAGAAAGTGATTTAAAAATACTAACTTTAAGTGAGAGTTTATATAAAAAAATGAACTTGAAAAGAGTTTATTACTCAGCTTTTGTACCAGTAACAAATGATAAAAGGCTACCAGAAATTAAAAATCCACCAACACTAAGAGAACATAGGCTTTATCAAGCAGACTGGCTTCTTAGATTTTATGGATTTAATGCTAATGAATTGCTAAGTGAAGAAAATCCAAACTTTGATATAAATTTTGATCCTAAAACTAATTGGGCTTTGCAAAATATTCATATATTTCCGCTAGAAATAAACAAAGCACCTAGAGAAATGTTACTTAGAATTCCAGGTATAGGTGAAAGATCCGTTCAAAGAATAATGGCCATACGCAGAGTTTCAAATATTTATTTTGAAGATTTAAAAAAAATAGGTGTAGTTTTAAAAAGAGCACAGTATTTCATAACTTGTGCTGGAAAATACTATGGAGATGTATCCTTTGATGAATCACTTATAAGAAATAGATTAACTCCTAAGGAAGATTTAAATATATTAGAAAGCAAAGGAGAACAACTAAACTTCTTTAATATGCATGGATTTTCTTATTCACCAGCCATATTAAAGGTTGATGATATATTTTCATCAGTAATAGGAGAACTATAG